The Acidobacteriota bacterium genome includes a region encoding these proteins:
- a CDS encoding glycosyltransferase, giving the protein MKRVLLLAYLFPPIANSGTQRPLKFVKYLSQFGWQPTVVTASHADGHRVDEGLLADIPAGVRVVRVPMVNEQISDAIKKWTGGIRAGERLADAVSWRLRERFRKPDLYALWRPTARRAALRLMREEQFDAIYATGFPWSTLLAGVDLSKATGVPLVADFRDPWVGEDLFRSERPPANEERSLERVVVEHASAVTTVAPTMTKRMIAAYPELDAAKFSTIFNGFDPADLDAPVRSPQATFRIAYAGVWKEGYNPSPLYDVIDWLKRSSPEVLAKVEVIAAGFEPGEAARRGLGEHIKEPGVLSHQDAVALMHSADILFLTNGDGARQQLGLPGKMYEYLATGRPVLALTHPDGDAGRIIQQVGGGVAVAQDDPGQLLESIKNACQNRALAVPPLNREALSMFERPNLAKRLASLLDEVSSRHHAAPVQTARAASSTLAPGALTESS; this is encoded by the coding sequence ATGAAACGCGTGCTGTTGCTGGCGTACCTGTTCCCCCCGATCGCCAACTCGGGGACCCAGCGCCCGTTGAAGTTCGTCAAGTACCTGTCGCAGTTCGGCTGGCAGCCGACTGTCGTCACCGCGTCGCACGCCGACGGTCATCGCGTGGACGAGGGGCTGCTGGCCGACATTCCGGCCGGGGTGCGCGTGGTCCGCGTGCCGATGGTGAACGAACAGATCAGCGATGCCATCAAGAAGTGGACCGGCGGCATCCGGGCCGGCGAGCGGCTCGCCGACGCGGTCAGCTGGCGGCTGCGTGAACGCTTCCGCAAGCCCGACCTCTACGCCCTGTGGCGCCCCACGGCCCGCCGCGCGGCGCTGCGGCTGATGCGTGAAGAACAGTTTGACGCGATCTACGCCACGGGCTTCCCGTGGTCGACGTTGCTGGCGGGCGTGGACCTGTCGAAGGCCACCGGCGTCCCGCTGGTGGCGGACTTCCGCGATCCGTGGGTGGGCGAAGATCTGTTCCGGTCGGAGCGCCCGCCGGCCAACGAAGAGCGGTCGCTCGAACGGGTGGTGGTCGAGCACGCCTCGGCCGTCACGACGGTGGCGCCGACCATGACCAAACGGATGATCGCCGCGTATCCAGAGCTGGATGCCGCGAAGTTCTCCACGATCTTCAACGGCTTCGATCCCGCTGACCTGGACGCCCCGGTGCGGTCGCCCCAGGCGACCTTCCGGATTGCGTATGCCGGCGTGTGGAAAGAGGGCTACAACCCCTCGCCCCTCTACGACGTGATCGACTGGCTGAAACGATCGAGTCCCGAGGTGCTGGCGAAGGTCGAGGTGATTGCCGCCGGGTTCGAGCCAGGCGAGGCGGCTCGTCGTGGTCTTGGGGAACACATCAAGGAACCCGGCGTGCTGTCGCACCAGGATGCCGTGGCGCTGATGCACTCGGCCGACATCCTGTTCCTGACCAACGGCGACGGCGCCCGTCAGCAACTGGGATTGCCCGGCAAGATGTACGAGTATCTGGCGACCGGCCGGCCGGTGCTCGCCTTGACGCATCCGGATGGTGATGCCGGCCGCATCATCCAGCAGGTCGGCGGCGGCGTGGCGGTGGCGCAGGACGATCCCGGCCAGTTACTGGAATCGATCAAGAACGCGTGCCAGAACCGCGCACTCGCGGTGCCGCCGCTCAATCGCGAGGCGCTCTCGATGTTCGAGCGCCCGAACCTGGCCAAGCGGCTGGCTTCGCTGCTGGACGAGGTTTCGAGCCGCCACCACGCGGCCCCGGTTCAGACCGCGCGAGCGGCCAGTTCGACGCTGGCGCCCGGCGCGCTGACCGAAAGCTCGTAG
- a CDS encoding ABC transporter ATP-binding protein — MSQPAVVFDQVWKKFRRGERHDSLRDAVTSLIKKPFTARPDQDALDQQEFWALKDVSFEVQPGEAIGIIGPNGAGKSTTLKLLTKILRPTKGACRVRGRVGALIEIAAGFHPDLTGRENLYLQGAILGMNRAEVGGKLDAIIEFAGIRDFIDTPVKRYSSGMNARLGFAVAAHVEPDVLLIDEVLAVGDFSFQQKCYARLQEFRRSGAAIVFVSHNMQAIVSLCDKAVLLRPGRTALLAPVGEVAALYASPDGQVVDSRITMGDVRLAEMARRAPITKAVEPGTALTLDARIHINTLLPRCRVNFEVIRHDGLIMFSGSPMVDGDPAIDLEPGSVLEARVQFRANVLRGTYRIVLHLVDMDKLWTPIEISGLASFVVHETTRVAGCAELAPSYELSVSAPGASVELAARAV, encoded by the coding sequence ATGAGCCAACCTGCTGTCGTATTCGATCAAGTCTGGAAGAAGTTTCGCCGGGGCGAGCGGCACGACAGCCTGCGCGATGCGGTCACGTCGCTGATCAAGAAGCCGTTCACGGCCAGGCCCGACCAGGATGCGCTCGACCAGCAGGAGTTCTGGGCGCTCAAGGACGTGTCGTTCGAGGTGCAGCCCGGCGAAGCCATCGGCATCATTGGTCCCAACGGCGCCGGCAAGTCCACCACGCTGAAGCTGCTGACGAAGATCCTCCGGCCGACCAAGGGCGCGTGCCGCGTGCGGGGCCGCGTCGGCGCGCTGATCGAGATCGCCGCCGGCTTCCACCCCGACCTCACCGGCCGCGAGAACCTGTACTTGCAGGGCGCCATTCTCGGCATGAACCGCGCCGAGGTCGGTGGCAAGCTCGACGCGATCATCGAGTTCGCGGGCATCCGCGACTTCATCGACACGCCGGTCAAGCGCTACTCGTCGGGCATGAACGCGCGGCTGGGCTTCGCGGTGGCGGCCCACGTCGAACCCGACGTGCTGCTGATCGACGAGGTGCTGGCGGTCGGCGACTTCAGCTTCCAGCAGAAATGCTACGCGCGGCTGCAGGAGTTCCGCCGCTCGGGCGCGGCGATCGTGTTCGTGTCCCACAACATGCAGGCGATTGTCAGCCTGTGTGACAAGGCGGTGCTGCTGCGGCCCGGGCGCACGGCGCTATTGGCACCGGTCGGGGAAGTGGCGGCGCTCTACGCATCGCCTGATGGGCAGGTGGTCGATTCGCGCATCACGATGGGCGACGTGCGCCTGGCCGAAATGGCGCGCCGGGCCCCGATCACGAAAGCGGTCGAGCCGGGCACGGCGCTCACGCTCGACGCCCGCATCCACATCAACACCCTGCTGCCGCGCTGCCGGGTGAACTTCGAAGTGATCCGGCACGACGGCCTGATCATGTTCAGCGGCAGCCCGATGGTGGACGGCGACCCGGCGATCGATCTCGAGCCCGGGTCGGTGCTCGAAGCGCGCGTGCAGTTCCGCGCCAATGTCCTGCGCGGCACCTACCGCATCGTGTTGCACCTGGTGGACATGGACAAGCTGTGGACGCCGATCGAGATCTCGGGCCTGGCCTCGTTCGTGGTCCACGAGACGACCCGCGTCGCCGGCTGCGCCGAGCTGGCGCCCTCCTACGAGCTTTCGGTCAGCGCGCCGGGCGCCAGCGTCGAACTGGCCGCTCGCGCGGTCTGA